One window from the genome of Comamonas sp. lk encodes:
- a CDS encoding translocation/assembly module TamB domain-containing protein, whose protein sequence is MADTPTNSPGQTPAANHNPGAAPAAPRKRRRWLRALGWLTLTLILVAAVALGSLLWWIGRDDSLAQTLQRVARWLPEGQSLSAKEVTGSVKNGGRIGWLQWQSPTMKVEVKDAKIGWQLRPLIFSRALKLGEVHVAELQISSTPDPEKKPSEPLQSLHLPVKIELPFKVDRIVWSGPPEVVVQDLSGRYEYTGSHHELQVRSLRVADGSYQLQARMQGAAPMQLKAQLQGQLQTPNPLQAQSGLPAALIEVLAEAQIEGTLATEAAQLSLSAHAEAQIQEQAALEDKASDSKTTAKSNENKRKQLEKTEQAAETQPMLADIKASVMPWKEQPLLSAQALLKNLDVAAFWPQGPRTALSGELNAGPGPVLTADSATTAGQQPQPSEHSQTTWALSAQFSNALPGPWDKQRLPIKQLQARINFDGGQWLVDEGQMDIGKGQIKLTGRYVPAGQMFNGKLLVEQLNPTDILSTLEAAPLQGSVQAETLTPDLPVNPQDRQQPEPAPAVAFAIDLHAAGKPQGKALRIQTLAGKGQWQAPLLQLETLQLEALQAKLDAKNVEFNTESQQAKAQLKASVPGADLQLAGQMGPKDGKGQTTLKLSSLTQLTQWLRKLPGVQDPLGGAQLDGTAGAELEWNGGWGNLLQRIQAGQGAQLPASGLQIKANVQGEKIRYLAASTPAEQAIVISALQLGINGSPENARIALTAQAQQAGQSVQLDTALQAGLSNAKAAAPLDWQASLEKLQAQLKPGNGKPGPWVAQLMPGAPVQITQRTSGNTVLSTAYQISAGRLQLTPPDLGIRRTGSEPPAPVLLSWNDSKATKAGNGQWGLTSTGRAQGIPLAWVDAFSMGDDDPPLESAGLSGDLSFNGRWDVDTLGKALKAELVVERAAGDLRLAVEESSGTTVVQTTGPTATKAGSTRTRTIKGAGMRARIKDARLTVQAQGSNVTAKLLWDSERAGSATGELRTQLAYTDGGWTLPDNAPLSGQVHAKMPDIGIWTLFAPPGWRIKGALAADAVISGNLQDPKWAGNISADGLSIVSILDGIDLQDGVLRAKLQGTRLDITELRLKGGKGSNARILGYSGNLTSAPVDGGELIGSGFAQWTAPGSAGGEPGLSMNLQAEAKKLQVLVRADRQVSISGKLQARLEQGQFVLRGDLGVDRASIILPEESAPSLDKDVVVHSAASRKAEEEERKNQERAARKEQARATPRKVPDILVKLDLGRDFALQGFGITTRLRGQLEIKGASYVGGPPSVTGEISTEQGRYRAWGQSLDVETGLIRFNGPYNNPSLDILALRPNIAVKAGVQVLGTASAPRVLLYSDPVLPDAEKLSWVVMGRDPASGGASSALLQQAAMALLAGGNSSSGKIASSLGLDEVGFKGGGDNDASGAALTLGKRLSDKLYVTYEQSLSGAMGIIYIFYDLSRSVTLRAQTGMTSALDLVYTVRKD, encoded by the coding sequence ATGGCGGATACCCCAACCAACAGCCCGGGCCAGACGCCCGCGGCCAATCACAACCCCGGCGCTGCGCCAGCAGCGCCGCGCAAGCGCCGCCGCTGGCTGCGCGCACTGGGCTGGCTGACGCTGACGCTGATCCTGGTCGCAGCCGTGGCCCTGGGCAGTCTGCTCTGGTGGATAGGCCGCGACGACTCTCTGGCCCAGACCCTGCAACGCGTGGCACGCTGGCTGCCCGAAGGCCAGAGCCTGTCTGCCAAGGAAGTGACGGGCAGCGTCAAGAACGGCGGCCGCATCGGCTGGCTGCAATGGCAAAGCCCGACCATGAAGGTCGAGGTCAAGGACGCCAAGATCGGCTGGCAGCTGCGCCCGCTGATCTTCTCGCGCGCCCTCAAGCTGGGCGAAGTGCATGTGGCGGAGCTGCAGATTTCCAGCACGCCAGACCCCGAGAAAAAGCCCAGCGAGCCACTGCAATCGCTACACCTGCCCGTCAAGATCGAGCTGCCTTTCAAGGTCGATCGCATTGTCTGGAGCGGCCCGCCCGAGGTCGTGGTCCAAGACCTCAGCGGCCGTTATGAATACACCGGCAGCCATCACGAGCTGCAGGTGCGCAGTCTGCGCGTGGCCGATGGCAGCTACCAATTGCAAGCACGCATGCAAGGTGCCGCTCCCATGCAGCTCAAGGCGCAGCTGCAAGGCCAGCTGCAAACGCCCAACCCCTTGCAAGCTCAAAGCGGCCTGCCTGCGGCCCTGATCGAGGTGCTGGCCGAGGCACAGATTGAAGGCACGCTGGCAACCGAAGCGGCCCAGCTGAGCCTGAGTGCCCATGCAGAGGCCCAAATTCAGGAGCAAGCAGCGCTTGAAGATAAAGCCTCTGATAGCAAAACCACTGCAAAGTCAAACGAAAACAAGCGCAAGCAGCTAGAGAAAACAGAGCAAGCTGCCGAAACCCAGCCCATGCTGGCCGATATCAAGGCCAGCGTCATGCCCTGGAAAGAGCAGCCGCTGCTGTCGGCCCAGGCCTTGCTCAAGAATCTGGATGTGGCAGCTTTCTGGCCCCAAGGCCCGCGCACGGCGCTGTCCGGCGAGCTGAACGCCGGCCCCGGCCCGGTGCTGACTGCAGACTCCGCCACCACCGCAGGCCAGCAGCCGCAGCCCAGCGAGCACAGTCAAACGACCTGGGCACTGTCCGCACAGTTCAGCAATGCCCTGCCCGGCCCCTGGGACAAGCAGCGCCTGCCGATCAAGCAGCTGCAGGCCCGCATCAACTTTGACGGCGGCCAGTGGCTGGTCGACGAAGGCCAGATGGATATCGGCAAGGGGCAGATCAAGCTCACGGGCCGCTATGTGCCAGCAGGTCAGATGTTCAACGGCAAGCTGCTGGTCGAGCAACTCAACCCCACTGACATTCTGAGCACGCTGGAGGCGGCGCCGCTGCAAGGCTCGGTTCAGGCCGAGACGCTGACGCCAGACTTGCCCGTCAACCCGCAAGATCGCCAGCAGCCCGAGCCTGCGCCCGCCGTGGCCTTTGCCATTGATCTGCATGCCGCAGGCAAGCCCCAGGGCAAGGCACTGCGCATTCAGACCCTGGCCGGCAAGGGCCAGTGGCAAGCGCCGCTGCTGCAGCTGGAGACGCTGCAGCTGGAGGCGCTGCAGGCCAAGCTCGATGCCAAAAATGTGGAGTTCAACACCGAAAGCCAGCAGGCCAAGGCCCAGCTCAAGGCCAGCGTGCCCGGTGCCGATCTGCAACTGGCGGGCCAGATGGGCCCCAAGGATGGCAAGGGACAAACCACGCTGAAGCTGAGCTCGCTGACCCAGCTGACCCAATGGCTGCGCAAACTGCCCGGCGTGCAAGACCCGCTGGGCGGCGCGCAGCTAGACGGTACTGCCGGCGCCGAGCTGGAGTGGAACGGCGGCTGGGGCAATTTGCTGCAACGCATCCAGGCCGGCCAGGGTGCGCAGCTGCCCGCCAGCGGATTGCAGATCAAGGCCAATGTGCAGGGCGAAAAAATCCGCTATCTGGCGGCCAGCACGCCGGCCGAGCAAGCCATCGTCATTTCCGCGCTGCAACTGGGCATCAACGGCAGCCCCGAAAACGCCAGGATCGCCTTGACTGCCCAGGCCCAGCAGGCGGGCCAGAGTGTGCAGCTCGATACCGCGTTGCAAGCCGGCCTGTCCAACGCCAAGGCCGCAGCGCCTCTGGACTGGCAAGCCAGCCTGGAAAAGCTGCAAGCCCAGCTCAAACCCGGCAACGGCAAGCCCGGCCCCTGGGTAGCACAACTCATGCCGGGCGCGCCGGTGCAGATCACCCAGCGCACCAGCGGCAACACCGTGCTGAGCACGGCCTATCAAATCAGCGCCGGCCGATTGCAGCTGACACCGCCCGATCTGGGCATACGCCGCACCGGCAGCGAGCCGCCGGCCCCGGTGCTGCTCAGCTGGAACGACAGCAAGGCCACCAAGGCTGGCAACGGCCAGTGGGGGCTGACCAGCACCGGCCGTGCGCAAGGCATTCCGCTGGCCTGGGTCGATGCGTTCAGCATGGGCGACGACGATCCACCGCTGGAGTCGGCCGGCCTATCGGGCGATCTGAGCTTCAACGGTCGCTGGGATGTGGACACTTTGGGCAAGGCACTCAAGGCCGAACTGGTGGTGGAGCGCGCCGCCGGCGATCTGCGCCTGGCTGTGGAAGAGAGCTCGGGCACGACCGTGGTGCAGACCACCGGACCCACGGCCACCAAGGCCGGCAGCACGCGCACCCGCACCATCAAGGGCGCGGGCATGCGGGCTCGCATCAAGGATGCGCGCCTGACCGTTCAGGCCCAGGGCAGCAATGTGACAGCCAAGCTGCTGTGGGATAGCGAGCGTGCAGGCAGCGCCACGGGCGAGCTGCGCACCCAGCTCGCTTATACCGACGGCGGCTGGACCCTGCCCGACAACGCCCCACTCTCGGGCCAGGTCCACGCCAAAATGCCCGATATCGGCATCTGGACCCTGTTTGCTCCGCCGGGCTGGCGCATCAAGGGCGCCTTGGCCGCAGATGCCGTCATCAGCGGCAATCTGCAAGACCCGAAGTGGGCCGGCAATATCAGCGCCGACGGTCTGAGCATTGTCTCCATCCTCGACGGCATCGATCTGCAGGACGGCGTGCTGCGCGCCAAACTGCAGGGCACGCGACTGGATATCACCGAGCTGCGCCTCAAGGGCGGCAAGGGCAGCAATGCGCGCATTCTGGGCTATAGCGGCAATCTGACCAGTGCGCCCGTAGACGGCGGCGAGCTGATCGGCTCCGGCTTTGCGCAATGGACGGCACCCGGCAGCGCCGGCGGCGAGCCCGGCCTGTCCATGAACCTGCAGGCCGAAGCCAAAAAGCTGCAAGTGCTGGTGCGTGCCGACCGCCAGGTCAGCATCTCCGGCAAGCTGCAAGCCAGGCTGGAGCAAGGCCAGTTTGTGCTGCGTGGCGATCTGGGCGTGGACCGAGCCTCCATCATCCTGCCCGAGGAATCCGCGCCGTCTCTGGACAAGGACGTGGTGGTGCACTCTGCCGCATCGCGCAAGGCCGAAGAGGAAGAGCGCAAAAATCAGGAGCGCGCCGCACGCAAGGAACAGGCCCGCGCCACACCGCGCAAGGTGCCGGACATCCTCGTCAAACTGGATCTGGGCCGCGACTTTGCCCTGCAAGGCTTTGGCATCACCACGCGGCTGCGCGGCCAGCTGGAAATCAAAGGTGCCAGCTATGTGGGCGGCCCGCCCAGCGTGACAGGCGAGATCAGCACCGAGCAAGGCCGTTACCGTGCCTGGGGCCAGTCGCTGGATGTGGAAACCGGCCTGATCCGTTTCAACGGTCCTTACAACAACCCCTCGCTGGATATTCTGGCCCTGCGCCCCAACATCGCCGTCAAGGCCGGTGTGCAGGTGCTGGGCACGGCCAGCGCACCGCGCGTGCTGCTGTACTCGGACCCTGTCCTGCCCGATGCCGAAAAGCTGTCCTGGGTGGTGATGGGCCGCGACCCAGCCAGCGGCGGCGCCAGCAGCGCCCTGCTGCAGCAGGCGGCCATGGCCTTGCTGGCCGGCGGCAACAGCAGCAGCGGCAAGATTGCGAGCAGCCTGGGGCTGGACGAGGTGGGTTTCAAGGGCGGCGGCGACAACGACGCCTCTGGCGCGGCCCTGACCTTGGGCAAACGCCTGTCGGACAAGCTATACGTGACCTATGAGCAAAGCCTGTCCGGGGCCATGGGCATCATCTACATCTTCTACGACCTGTCACGCAGCGTCACGCTGCGCGCCCAGACCGGCATGACCAGCGCACTCGATCTGGTCTATACCGTGCGCAAGGATTAA
- a CDS encoding VWA domain-containing protein → MLIDFFYTLRAAKLPVSVKEFLMLLQALDAGIVGPKGENWSLDDFYHLGRTILVKDEKHFDKYDRAFAAYFKGVEMLADLTKEIPQDWLKQLLERELSPEEKAKLEAMGWDELMETLKKRLEEQKERHEGGNKWIGTGGTSPFGHGGYNPAGIRIGGPGRNKSAVKVWEQRAYRDYDDSQELGTRNIKVALRRLRKFARDGNELELDLPDTIRATAANAGYLDIKMIPERHNNVKVLLLMDVGGTMDEHIQRVEELFSAVKSELKHLEFYYFHNCVYDFMWKNNRRRFAEKFSTWDIIRKYNKDYKLIFVGDATMSPYEILQPGGSVEYMNEEPGAEWLQRLTHAFPKFAWINPEPQGVWQYRQSISIIEQLMSQRMYPLSLKGLEDAMRMLSK, encoded by the coding sequence ATGCTGATTGATTTCTTCTACACCTTGCGCGCGGCCAAGCTGCCGGTTTCGGTCAAGGAATTTTTGATGCTGCTGCAGGCGCTGGATGCCGGCATCGTCGGGCCCAAGGGCGAGAACTGGAGCCTGGATGATTTCTATCATCTGGGCCGCACGATTTTGGTCAAGGACGAAAAGCATTTCGACAAATACGACCGCGCTTTTGCCGCCTATTTCAAAGGCGTGGAAATGCTGGCCGACCTCACCAAAGAGATTCCGCAGGACTGGCTCAAGCAGTTGCTGGAGCGCGAGCTCAGCCCCGAGGAAAAAGCCAAGCTCGAGGCCATGGGCTGGGACGAGCTCATGGAGACGCTCAAGAAACGACTGGAAGAGCAAAAAGAGCGCCACGAAGGCGGCAACAAATGGATTGGAACAGGCGGCACCAGCCCCTTCGGCCACGGCGGCTACAACCCGGCAGGCATACGCATAGGCGGACCCGGCCGCAACAAGAGCGCCGTGAAAGTCTGGGAGCAGCGCGCCTACCGCGACTACGATGATTCACAGGAGCTGGGCACACGCAATATCAAAGTGGCGCTGCGCCGCCTGCGCAAGTTTGCACGCGACGGCAACGAGCTGGAGCTGGATCTGCCCGACACCATTCGCGCCACGGCAGCCAATGCCGGCTATCTGGATATCAAGATGATTCCGGAGCGGCACAACAACGTGAAAGTGCTGCTGCTCATGGACGTGGGCGGCACCATGGACGAGCATATCCAGCGTGTGGAGGAGCTGTTCTCTGCGGTGAAGAGCGAGCTGAAGCACCTGGAGTTCTATTACTTCCACAACTGCGTCTACGACTTCATGTGGAAGAACAACCGCCGCCGCTTTGCCGAGAAGTTTTCGACCTGGGACATCATTCGCAAATACAACAAGGACTACAAGCTGATCTTTGTCGGTGACGCGACCATGAGCCCCTATGAAATCCTGCAACCCGGGGGCTCGGTGGAATACATGAACGAGGAGCCTGGAGCCGAGTGGCTGCAGCGCCTGACCCATGCTTTTCCCAAGTTTGCCTGGATCAACCCCGAGCCTCAGGGCGTCTGGCAATACCGCCAGAGCATCTCCATCATCGAGCAGCTGATGAGCCAGCGCATGTACCCTTTGTCACTCAAGGGCTTGGAAGACGCCATGCGCATGCTGTCAAAATAG
- a CDS encoding GNAT family protein: protein MAFIEPVTLRDRGVRLEPLGLEHEAGLAAAAADGELWKIRVTSVPEPQETRSYIETALLGREQGHRFAFAVLDDASGKVLGTTSYHDIVPAIRRVEIGYTWYAASVQRSHVNTSAKLLLLAHAFGTLACHVVGWRTDNFNFASQRAIERLGAKKDGVIRGHALRRDGTIRDTVMYSMRSGEWPEARAQLLYLLEQHATAK, encoded by the coding sequence ATGGCATTTATCGAACCTGTCACCCTGCGCGACCGCGGCGTGCGACTGGAGCCGTTGGGCCTGGAGCATGAAGCCGGGCTTGCCGCCGCAGCGGCCGATGGCGAACTGTGGAAGATTCGCGTCACCTCCGTGCCCGAGCCGCAGGAAACCCGCAGCTACATTGAAACCGCCTTGCTGGGCCGCGAGCAAGGCCACCGCTTTGCCTTTGCCGTGCTCGACGATGCCAGCGGCAAGGTGCTGGGCACCACCAGCTATCACGACATCGTTCCCGCCATTCGCCGCGTGGAAATCGGCTACACCTGGTATGCCGCCAGCGTGCAGCGCTCCCATGTCAACACCTCGGCCAAGCTGCTGTTGCTGGCCCATGCCTTTGGCACGCTGGCCTGCCATGTGGTGGGCTGGCGCACGGACAATTTCAACTTTGCCAGCCAGCGCGCCATCGAGCGCCTGGGAGCGAAAAAAGACGGCGTCATCCGCGGCCATGCACTGCGCCGCGACGGCACGATACGCGACACGGTGATGTACAGCATGCGCAGCGGCGAATGGCCGGAAGCCCGTGCGCAGTTGCTCTATCTTTTGGAGCAGCATGCGACCGCCAAATAA
- a CDS encoding enoyl-CoA hydratase/isomerase family protein, producing MVWITIDRPHKHNALAGHVLTSLAQAVVQESALPNTRLVLIRGAGERFFAAGGDLLELSDVRDEAATQAMADHSRGALDAIRQCPVPVLAYLNGDAIGGGAELALACDLRLQAAHARIGFIQARLAISSAWGGGPDLCQLIGSARAMRLMARCEMVGVQQALDWGLSDQLISDGPDGQDIQTFLAPMLACPVHVLRAIKAQTSAWRNGKNYEQRRDVERQQVMRTWLHDDHWSASDRFLAKGNQ from the coding sequence GTGGTATGGATCACGATTGACAGGCCCCACAAACACAATGCGCTGGCGGGCCATGTGCTCACCTCCTTGGCTCAGGCGGTGGTGCAGGAGAGCGCACTACCCAACACTCGCCTGGTGCTGATTCGTGGCGCCGGTGAACGATTTTTTGCCGCCGGCGGCGATCTGCTAGAGCTTTCGGATGTTCGTGACGAAGCCGCAACCCAAGCCATGGCCGATCATTCACGCGGTGCACTCGATGCCATTCGCCAGTGCCCCGTACCCGTGCTGGCTTACTTGAACGGAGACGCCATCGGCGGCGGAGCCGAACTGGCACTGGCTTGTGATCTGCGCTTGCAGGCAGCACACGCCCGCATCGGTTTTATCCAGGCACGTCTGGCCATCAGCAGCGCCTGGGGCGGCGGCCCTGATCTGTGCCAGCTCATCGGTAGCGCCCGCGCCATGCGGCTGATGGCGCGCTGCGAAATGGTGGGCGTGCAACAGGCCCTCGACTGGGGCCTGTCCGACCAGCTCATCAGCGACGGCCCGGATGGCCAGGACATTCAAACGTTTCTGGCTCCCATGCTGGCCTGCCCGGTCCACGTGCTGCGCGCCATCAAGGCCCAGACCAGTGCCTGGCGCAACGGCAAGAACTACGAACAGCGGCGCGACGTGGAGCGTCAGCAGGTCATGCGTACCTGGCTGCACGACGACCACTGGAGTGCATCGGACCGATTTCTTGCGAAAGGCAACCAATGA
- a CDS encoding IclR family transcriptional regulator yields the protein MIDLIAAQFVQLAEFPFSLATMKREDMTATTVTSLDRMIDIYEVFQSGQTPLSLTELAEAANIPKSTCHAIVSTLIARGYLYTLSRPRALYPTRRMLDVMRDICAKDPLVERATPVLERLRDATRETIILGKRQADSVIYLQVVEGLHSIRYSAKPGEFKPLHSSSIGKALLGSLKEAELRTWLKERRLQAITTATKVEHEVLAQDVLDSRKQGYFVTRGENVSDVWAIAAFINVHNEPLAVAVAGPQHRLENNIAEMAQLLVASCSFLSRQLVHD from the coding sequence ATGATTGATCTCATTGCTGCGCAATTTGTTCAGCTGGCTGAATTTCCGTTCTCGCTTGCCACCATGAAAAGGGAAGACATGACAGCAACCACCGTCACCTCGCTCGATCGCATGATCGATATCTATGAAGTCTTTCAAAGCGGGCAGACGCCGCTGTCCCTGACGGAGCTGGCGGAGGCGGCCAACATTCCCAAGAGCACTTGCCACGCCATCGTCAGCACGTTGATTGCGCGTGGCTACCTCTACACGCTCAGCCGACCTCGGGCGCTATACCCGACGCGGCGCATGTTGGATGTGATGCGAGACATCTGTGCCAAAGATCCGTTGGTGGAACGTGCTACGCCGGTGCTGGAGCGCCTGCGCGACGCCACGCGCGAGACCATCATTCTGGGCAAGCGTCAGGCGGACTCGGTGATCTATCTGCAGGTGGTGGAAGGGCTGCATTCCATTCGCTACTCGGCCAAGCCGGGGGAATTCAAGCCTCTGCATTCCAGCTCCATCGGCAAAGCGCTGTTGGGCAGCCTCAAGGAGGCCGAGCTGCGCACCTGGCTGAAAGAGCGCAGGCTCCAGGCCATCACCACCGCAACCAAGGTAGAGCATGAGGTGCTGGCGCAGGACGTGCTGGACAGCCGCAAGCAGGGCTACTTCGTCACGCGTGGGGAAAACGTGAGCGATGTCTGGGCAATAGCAGCCTTTATCAACGTCCACAACGAACCCCTTGCCGTGGCGGTGGCCGGTCCACAGCATCGTCTGGAGAACAATATCGCTGAAATGGCGCAACTGCTGGTCGCCAGTTGCAGCTTCCTGTCGCGACAGCTTGTGCATGACTGA
- a CDS encoding BamA/TamA family outer membrane protein, which produces MAVATGDPAFTLEVDAPKEIRELLEKHLELKRYRYQPDLQRRELTRLLGATDANVRELIGTLGYFSPTVTVELSDTPDDDAPSKVVVKVDPGPPALIEKSDVRFTGVNADDELGLSQRLQIQETWPLQPGEQFSQSAWSRAKSGGLRELQKRRYPLARIDSSLADIDADTHQANVSVAYAPGPAYRFGPLQIEGAERYDPVGTARIARLPEGQEYDQQAMLDAQQRLVSSGYYESVFLTLADAPQQTASEEKNQAARDAQGAQVTSPVIAKVREAKLQKWVFGVGASTDTGPRLSIDHIYNKVPGLDWRAVSKLQLDKKNPLISTQVTGLPGEDLWRWFAGGKLERSPAGDFNTNSAMLRMGRSKADNRIERNYYLQYDYAKTQGDGAPPGASSLMANYGWTARYFDNNLLPSSGFGLAWEAGAGTTLTPQKTPFGRITGRWMSLIPMGERDEETRRRSRLQLRASAGAVLARKDVDIPTTLMFLTGGDNTVRGYGYQSIGARTDNNRVIAGRYLATGSVEWQRPVTIKGNTQDFEHTLFVDAGTVGDEFDHMYMRVGVGTGIRWKSPVGPIQADIAWGAQEKQLRLHLRLGFTF; this is translated from the coding sequence ATTGCGGTCGCGACCGGCGACCCCGCGTTCACGCTGGAAGTGGATGCCCCCAAGGAAATTCGCGAGCTGCTGGAAAAGCATCTGGAGCTCAAACGCTATCGCTATCAACCCGATCTGCAGCGACGCGAACTCACGCGTCTGCTGGGAGCGACCGACGCCAATGTGCGCGAGCTGATCGGCACGCTGGGCTACTTCAGCCCCACGGTGACCGTGGAGCTTAGCGACACGCCCGATGACGATGCGCCTAGCAAGGTGGTGGTGAAAGTAGATCCCGGCCCGCCCGCGCTGATTGAAAAATCCGATGTGCGCTTTACCGGTGTCAATGCCGACGATGAGCTGGGCCTGTCGCAACGGCTGCAGATTCAGGAGACCTGGCCGCTGCAACCCGGCGAACAGTTCTCGCAGTCGGCCTGGAGCAGAGCCAAGAGCGGCGGCTTGAGAGAGCTGCAAAAGCGCCGCTACCCGCTGGCCCGCATCGACTCCAGCCTGGCCGATATCGACGCCGACACCCACCAAGCCAATGTCAGCGTGGCCTATGCGCCCGGCCCGGCCTACCGCTTCGGCCCGCTGCAAATTGAGGGCGCCGAGCGCTACGACCCCGTGGGCACGGCACGCATTGCCCGCCTGCCTGAAGGCCAGGAATACGACCAGCAGGCCATGCTCGATGCACAGCAGCGCCTGGTCAGCAGCGGCTATTACGAATCGGTGTTTCTGACCCTGGCCGATGCCCCGCAGCAAACGGCCAGCGAAGAGAAAAACCAGGCGGCCCGCGACGCCCAAGGCGCCCAGGTCACCTCGCCGGTGATTGCCAAGGTGCGCGAGGCCAAGCTGCAGAAATGGGTGTTCGGTGTGGGTGCCAGCACCGACACCGGCCCGCGCCTGTCCATCGATCACATCTACAACAAGGTGCCGGGACTGGACTGGCGTGCCGTGAGCAAGTTGCAGCTGGACAAGAAGAACCCGCTGATCTCCACCCAGGTCACTGGCCTGCCGGGCGAGGACTTGTGGCGCTGGTTTGCAGGCGGCAAGCTGGAGCGCTCGCCGGCCGGCGACTTCAACACCAACAGTGCCATGCTGCGCATGGGCCGCTCCAAGGCCGACAACCGCATCGAGCGCAACTACTATCTGCAATACGACTACGCCAAGACCCAGGGCGACGGCGCGCCGCCCGGCGCCTCGTCGCTGATGGCCAACTACGGCTGGACGGCACGCTACTTCGACAACAATCTGCTACCCAGCTCGGGCTTCGGTCTGGCCTGGGAGGCCGGTGCCGGCACCACGCTGACCCCGCAGAAAACACCGTTTGGCCGCATCACCGGCCGCTGGATGAGCCTGATCCCCATGGGCGAGCGCGACGAGGAAACCCGGCGCCGCAGCCGCTTGCAGCTCAGGGCATCGGCCGGTGCCGTGTTGGCCAGAAAAGATGTGGACATACCCACCACGCTGATGTTTCTGACCGGCGGCGACAACACCGTGCGCGGCTACGGCTATCAGTCCATTGGCGCGCGCACCGACAACAACCGCGTCATCGCGGGCCGCTACCTGGCTACGGGCAGCGTCGAGTGGCAGCGCCCCGTCACCATCAAGGGCAATACGCAGGACTTCGAACACACGCTGTTCGTCGATGCGGGTACGGTGGGCGATGAGTTCGACCACATGTACATGCGCGTCGGCGTGGGTACCGGCATTCGCTGGAAAAGCCCCGTAGGCCCCATACAAGCAGATATCGCCTGGGGCGCACAGGAAAAGCAGCTACGCCTGCACCTGCGCCTGGGCTTCACGTTCTAA
- a CDS encoding MoxR family ATPase: MKFQGSDQYVATQDLMLAVNAAATLQRPLLVKGEPGTGKTMLAEEVASALKMPLLQWHIKSTTKAQQGLYEYDAVSRLRDSQLADVEGSERVKDINNYIVKGVLWQAFTANEPVALLIDEIDKADIEFPNDLLREIDRMEFYCYETRQMIRAKHRPLVFITSNNEKELPDAFLRRCFFHYIKFPDQETMRQIVAVHFPKLQGELLSAAMKVFYDVRNLPGLKKKPSTSELIDWLKLLVAEEIPPESLKAEDGKVTVPPLVGALLKNEQDMSLFEKLVFMNQRNR, from the coding sequence ATGAAGTTCCAAGGTTCCGACCAATACGTTGCCACGCAAGACCTGATGCTGGCCGTCAATGCCGCTGCCACGCTGCAGCGCCCGCTGCTAGTCAAGGGCGAGCCCGGCACGGGCAAGACCATGCTGGCCGAAGAAGTGGCCTCCGCGCTGAAGATGCCGCTGCTGCAGTGGCATATCAAGTCCACCACCAAGGCGCAGCAAGGCCTGTATGAATATGACGCCGTAAGCCGTCTGCGCGACAGCCAGCTGGCCGATGTGGAAGGCAGCGAACGCGTCAAGGACATCAACAACTACATCGTCAAAGGCGTGCTGTGGCAGGCCTTCACGGCCAATGAGCCCGTGGCCCTGCTGATCGATGAGATCGACAAGGCCGACATCGAATTCCCCAACGATTTGCTGCGCGAAATCGACCGCATGGAGTTCTACTGCTACGAGACGCGTCAGATGATTCGCGCCAAGCACCGGCCCCTGGTCTTCATCACCTCCAACAACGAAAAAGAGCTGCCCGACGCTTTTCTGCGCCGCTGCTTTTTCCACTACATCAAGTTCCCCGATCAGGAGACCATGCGCCAGATCGTGGCCGTGCACTTCCCCAAGCTGCAGGGCGAATTGCTGAGCGCCGCCATGAAGGTCTTCTATGACGTGCGCAATCTCCCGGGGCTGAAGAAAAAGCCTTCTACATCTGAGCTGATCGACTGGCTCAAGCTGCTGGTGGCCGAGGAGATTCCACCGGAATCGCTCAAGGCCGAAGACGGCAAGGTGACCGTGCCGCCGCTGGTGGGTGCCTTGCTCAAGAACGAACAGGACATGAGCCTGTTTGAAAAGCTGGTGTTCATGAACCAGCGCAACCGATAG